A window of the Bdellovibrio sp. ZAP7 genome harbors these coding sequences:
- a CDS encoding DUF3943 domain-containing protein — translation MFSSLKIFSALFLSAALLLASPAHAQEETPSFQKDPSGLYEEYRHFEKPEFEKYEKLKNFGIMYGLQWVVYAITQAETIQEHGSFHNWITNPSYAEYDKDTYDYNIFKHSLSGELYYQFYRSRGYTETEAFLWTVASSTAFEFTIETVTEAPSYQDLYQTPVLGTVVGVGFEKLSLYFHSKKTWSNRLLGYVFNPFSLLKSSRYGYVAVPVVSQNFHGVNLSWSFE, via the coding sequence TTGTTCAGTTCTCTAAAGATTTTTAGTGCACTTTTTCTGAGTGCAGCCCTTTTGTTGGCGTCTCCCGCTCATGCGCAAGAGGAAACACCTTCTTTTCAAAAAGATCCCTCCGGTCTTTATGAAGAGTACCGTCATTTTGAAAAACCAGAGTTTGAAAAATATGAAAAGCTTAAAAACTTTGGGATCATGTATGGTTTGCAGTGGGTTGTGTATGCTATCACTCAAGCAGAGACCATTCAGGAGCACGGATCCTTTCATAACTGGATCACGAATCCCTCTTATGCTGAGTACGACAAAGATACTTACGATTATAATATCTTTAAGCACTCTTTGTCGGGTGAATTGTATTATCAATTCTATCGTTCGCGCGGGTACACGGAAACCGAAGCCTTTTTATGGACGGTGGCTTCGTCGACAGCGTTTGAATTTACAATTGAAACTGTCACTGAAGCTCCCAGCTATCAAGATCTTTATCAGACCCCGGTGCTGGGGACTGTCGTGGGTGTCGGTTTTGAAAAATTAAGTCTCTATTTTCACTCTAAAAAAACGTGGTCGAATCGGCTGTTGGGTTATGTATTCAATCCATTTAGTTTGTTGAAAAGTTCTCGATATGGATATGTGGCGGTGCCGGTTGTATCTCAAAACTTTCATGGGGTGAATCTGTCTTGGAGTTTTGAATGA
- a CDS encoding phosphatase PAP2 family protein: protein MTARRLLAAITFLLFSLSNVSFASGEGEWHDPTEGKAFFPWVWDDQLKPTIVKGFDEKGARIIVGGLMASAAAGTQDDKVFEYTQHHTIMSDSWEQLGGYLGSGSPGVILAISQLWWDQPGGLQTFRAMLLTTVTHVTLAASINRQRPTGDRGWSWPSGHTSNAFAIATSMAYSYGPWVGTASYGVATFIAASRISAQVHWLSDVVAAAALGIYWGRASALVTDSQKQNTTMIYPVPIDGGLLVQFSKDF, encoded by the coding sequence ATGACAGCTCGCCGTTTGTTAGCCGCAATCACATTCCTGCTTTTTTCACTCTCAAATGTCTCGTTCGCCTCTGGCGAGGGGGAGTGGCATGATCCAACCGAAGGCAAAGCATTTTTCCCGTGGGTGTGGGATGACCAATTAAAACCAACTATCGTAAAAGGTTTTGATGAGAAGGGTGCAAGAATTATTGTTGGGGGCTTAATGGCTTCCGCCGCGGCCGGTACTCAGGATGATAAAGTATTTGAGTATACTCAGCATCACACGATCATGTCGGACTCCTGGGAGCAACTGGGTGGTTACCTTGGTAGTGGCAGCCCTGGAGTGATCCTGGCAATTTCCCAACTTTGGTGGGATCAACCGGGCGGTCTACAAACTTTCCGTGCGATGTTATTAACGACAGTGACTCATGTAACATTGGCGGCCAGTATCAATCGACAACGACCGACAGGAGATCGCGGTTGGTCTTGGCCATCAGGTCACACATCGAATGCGTTTGCGATTGCGACTTCGATGGCTTATTCCTACGGGCCTTGGGTGGGGACGGCTTCCTATGGCGTGGCAACTTTTATTGCGGCATCCAGAATATCCGCACAAGTCCATTGGCTAAGTGATGTCGTTGCGGCAGCGGCGCTCGGAATTTATTGGGGCCGTGCGAGTGCCCTTGTGACCGACAGTCAGAAACAGAATACGACCATGATCTATCCAGTGCCTATTGACGGAGGCCTTCTTGTTCAGTTCTCTAAAGATTTTTAG
- the mdtD gene encoding multidrug transporter subunit MdtD — MSPTPTSTHSASPASNRLLWLVAIGFFMETLDSTIVNTALPSMAKSLNASPLLMQSVVIAYALTIAVLIPASGWIADRFGTRRVFFSAIFLFTIGSLCCAISQTLPQLVASRVLQGVGGAMMMPVGRLAVLRAFPANQFLRAISFVTIPALIGPLIGPTLGGYLVEYASWHWIFLINIPVGILGCIATYIDMPDIRGVEVPKFDLAGFIMLSTCMVMISFALDGMSELGFQHATVLLLVIFGMAALTAYWLHARRHPRPLFSLKLFSSQTYTIGLLGNLFARIGSSSMPFLIPLFLQISLHYSPFEAGLTMIPVALAGIYAKKLATPLIMRLGYRKTLVFNTLCVGIMMASFALITVDQPKWIRVLQLLLFGTVNSLQFTAMNTLTLKDLNAKLASSGNSLFSMVQMLAMSFGVAAAGALLSTFATHYPAMEGGGMALQAFRATFLCMGLITCSSAWIFWQLPSEMMARAEDPKKVTVE, encoded by the coding sequence ATGTCCCCTACTCCCACCTCCACTCACTCCGCATCCCCCGCTTCAAATCGTCTTCTGTGGTTAGTCGCCATTGGCTTTTTCATGGAGACCCTTGATTCAACGATTGTGAACACCGCCCTCCCCAGCATGGCAAAAAGTCTGAATGCCAGCCCACTCCTGATGCAGTCAGTGGTGATTGCATACGCCCTCACAATTGCCGTCCTGATTCCCGCGTCGGGTTGGATCGCTGATCGCTTTGGCACTCGTCGAGTCTTTTTCTCGGCGATATTTTTATTTACGATTGGATCCTTGTGCTGTGCGATCTCACAAACTTTACCTCAGTTGGTGGCATCAAGGGTTTTACAAGGAGTCGGTGGTGCGATGATGATGCCCGTCGGTCGTCTTGCAGTACTTCGTGCATTTCCGGCAAACCAATTTCTTCGCGCTATCAGTTTCGTCACAATCCCCGCTCTGATCGGACCCTTGATTGGTCCAACACTGGGGGGCTATCTTGTCGAGTACGCCTCGTGGCACTGGATTTTTTTAATAAATATCCCCGTGGGAATTTTGGGTTGCATTGCAACTTACATCGACATGCCCGACATTCGCGGTGTGGAAGTACCAAAATTTGACTTGGCTGGCTTCATCATGCTGTCGACATGTATGGTGATGATCTCCTTTGCACTGGATGGAATGTCGGAATTAGGTTTTCAACATGCGACCGTTTTATTGTTAGTTATTTTTGGTATGGCGGCACTGACCGCTTACTGGCTTCATGCCCGTCGCCATCCTCGCCCTCTATTCTCGTTAAAGCTTTTTAGTTCGCAAACATATACTATTGGACTTCTTGGAAACCTGTTCGCACGTATTGGCAGCAGTAGCATGCCTTTCTTAATTCCTCTGTTTTTACAGATTAGCTTGCATTACTCACCATTTGAGGCGGGACTCACAATGATTCCTGTAGCTCTTGCTGGGATTTACGCTAAAAAATTAGCAACGCCTCTTATCATGCGTTTGGGCTATCGCAAAACCCTTGTGTTCAACACCTTGTGTGTCGGGATCATGATGGCAAGCTTTGCGTTGATCACCGTCGATCAACCCAAATGGATTCGGGTTCTTCAGCTGTTATTATTTGGAACTGTGAATTCACTTCAGTTCACAGCGATGAACACTCTGACACTTAAAGATCTGAATGCGAAACTCGCCTCCAGCGGGAACAGTCTGTTTTCCATGGTGCAAATGTTAGCGATGAGCTTTGGCGTGGCGGCAGCTGGAGCTCTACTTTCCACCTTTGCCACGCACTATCCAGCAATGGAAGGTGGAGGCATGGCTTTGCAAGCGTTCCGTGCCACTTTTCTTTGCATGGGGCTGATCACTTGCAGCTCGGCCTGGATATTTTGGCAGCTACCATCCGAGATGATGGCGCGCGCCGAAGATCCAAAGAAAGTTACCGTCGAATAG
- a CDS encoding 3'-5' exonuclease, translating to MAFRWIGKSHDGNTVTLNKLVECPVKFPEYATDTWLNTNQDIVRKGMVLDVETTGLNQTDDVVIEIGMRQFDFNKNTGEILRLGKSYSAFQDPGRPLSPEIIALTGITDADLEGQKIDWAHVDQLISETCLVIAHNAKFDRPFIDRKSKTSTERIWGCSFKQVDWNSKGFTSPKLELLNIYHGFFTDSHRALNDVDALLYLLSHTAHDTDKTYLHELTNNAKRMMTHVIASSAPFESKEHLKTRGYSWDNTNRFWSKIIFKDDVKNEVTWLEDTVYCGPFNGIQRDIALMDNFK from the coding sequence ATGGCATTTCGTTGGATCGGCAAATCACATGATGGAAACACAGTCACACTGAATAAGCTTGTGGAGTGCCCGGTTAAATTCCCCGAATACGCCACGGACACTTGGCTAAATACCAATCAAGATATCGTTCGCAAAGGCATGGTTTTGGACGTGGAGACAACAGGTCTTAACCAAACTGACGACGTGGTGATTGAAATTGGTATGCGCCAATTCGATTTCAATAAAAATACGGGCGAGATTTTACGTTTAGGTAAATCTTATTCCGCATTCCAAGATCCGGGCCGCCCGCTTTCTCCAGAAATTATCGCGCTAACTGGAATCACCGATGCTGATCTTGAAGGTCAGAAGATTGATTGGGCCCATGTGGATCAATTGATCTCAGAAACTTGCCTGGTGATCGCTCACAACGCAAAATTCGATCGTCCCTTCATTGATCGCAAATCTAAAACCTCTACAGAAAGAATCTGGGGTTGTTCGTTTAAACAAGTCGACTGGAATTCCAAAGGCTTTACCAGCCCAAAACTGGAACTGCTGAACATCTATCACGGCTTCTTTACGGATTCGCATCGCGCCCTCAACGACGTCGACGCCCTTCTTTATTTGCTAAGTCATACTGCACACGACACAGATAAAACGTATTTGCATGAACTGACTAACAATGCCAAACGCATGATGACCCATGTGATTGCAAGCTCCGCTCCTTTCGAATCCAAAGAGCATTTAAAAACTCGCGGTTACTCGTGGGATAACACCAATCGCTTCTGGTCTAAAATTATCTTTAAAGACGATGTGAAAAACGAAGTGACCTGGCTTGAAGACACCGTTTACTGCGGCCCCTTCAATGGCATTCAACGCGATATCGCGTTGATGGATAACTTTAAGTAA
- a CDS encoding GreA/GreB family elongation factor encodes MDKRKLIAQIRMELEKDLESLTAAAKASIEAATSEEAKPENQYDTRSLEASYLARGQAKRISEIKELLVILTHVNIKDFGPDDKIAGTALIEVEHSGKNSFLLMMTHGGGVNVTFDGKRIQIVTPSSPLGEALLDLREGDVAVVEQGDQVREYEILSVQ; translated from the coding sequence GTGGATAAGAGAAAATTGATAGCTCAAATTCGAATGGAACTTGAGAAAGATTTAGAAAGTCTGACGGCTGCCGCAAAGGCATCCATCGAAGCCGCCACCAGCGAGGAAGCTAAGCCTGAGAACCAATACGATACGCGTAGCCTGGAGGCCTCTTACTTAGCGCGAGGTCAGGCGAAACGTATTTCTGAAATTAAAGAACTTCTGGTGATTTTAACTCACGTGAATATCAAGGACTTCGGTCCTGACGATAAAATCGCTGGCACGGCCTTGATCGAAGTTGAACACAGTGGCAAGAACAGCTTTCTGCTCATGATGACTCATGGTGGGGGTGTGAATGTGACCTTCGACGGTAAACGCATTCAGATCGTCACTCCCAGCAGCCCTCTGGGGGAGGCACTGCTGGATCTTCGCGAAGGAGACGTCGCCGTGGTTGAGCAGGGCGACCAGGTTCGTGAGTACGAAATTCTTTCCGTTCAATAA
- a CDS encoding Hsp70 family protein produces the protein MSDSFLAIDFGTSNSLVGAFHNGKTHGALPLDHKAADPTLMRTLLYFPNPDLCYYGAEAIEQYIEQDMEGRLFRSFKSHLPNQSYLGTVIDNRIVTLENMVGIFLLELKKRAEKHLNHEVTKAVIGRPARYSMDPVADGFALHRMEKAAKMAGFTEVQFVPEPLAAAFDYRKQITQEKIVMIGDFGGGTSDFTLIRLRAEGFDNKDVLAIDGCPMAGDALDSVFMSHRLNQYFGAKSRYRLPMSNNVLTMPPAVSQKLNHPAHIVHLKEKDTYEFIREVKKCSLTAQDKEAIERLFILLEDQQIFPFFEAIEKTKRGLSASEDFDFSFDYPEIEITEKFTTTQFVDWAMNTREKIFEGLDRCLESAGVTAEQVDLVCLTGGTAKVPFIQGELEKRFGKNKLQTQSHFHSVLSGLVESASFWANGQKVT, from the coding sequence ATGTCTGATTCGTTTCTTGCTATTGACTTTGGAACCAGCAACTCCCTGGTGGGCGCATTCCATAATGGAAAAACTCATGGGGCACTTCCGCTGGATCACAAGGCCGCAGATCCGACATTAATGCGAACACTTCTATATTTTCCAAATCCCGATCTTTGTTATTACGGCGCGGAAGCGATCGAGCAATACATCGAGCAGGATATGGAAGGCCGCTTATTCCGTTCTTTCAAATCCCACTTACCGAATCAAAGCTATTTGGGCACGGTGATCGACAATCGCATCGTCACCCTTGAAAATATGGTGGGTATTTTTTTGCTAGAATTAAAAAAGCGCGCTGAAAAACATTTGAACCATGAAGTTACCAAAGCTGTGATCGGCAGACCCGCGCGTTACTCGATGGATCCCGTGGCAGATGGTTTTGCTTTGCACCGAATGGAAAAGGCCGCAAAGATGGCTGGCTTTACCGAAGTTCAATTTGTTCCAGAACCCTTGGCCGCGGCCTTTGACTATCGCAAACAAATCACTCAGGAAAAAATCGTTATGATTGGCGACTTTGGCGGAGGAACCTCGGACTTCACTTTGATTCGCTTGCGCGCCGAAGGTTTTGATAACAAAGACGTACTGGCGATTGATGGCTGCCCGATGGCGGGTGATGCCTTGGATTCGGTTTTCATGAGTCACCGTTTGAATCAATATTTCGGCGCAAAATCTCGTTATCGCCTGCCGATGAGCAATAATGTTCTGACGATGCCACCAGCGGTATCACAAAAATTGAATCACCCTGCGCACATCGTGCACCTGAAAGAAAAAGACACTTACGAATTTATCCGTGAAGTGAAAAAGTGCTCATTAACGGCTCAAGACAAAGAAGCCATCGAGCGTTTGTTTATTTTACTGGAGGACCAACAGATCTTCCCATTCTTTGAAGCGATTGAAAAAACCAAACGCGGGCTTTCCGCTTCTGAAGATTTTGACTTTAGCTTTGATTACCCGGAAATCGAAATCACCGAGAAATTCACGACCACGCAATTCGTTGATTGGGCGATGAACACCCGCGAAAAGATCTTTGAAGGCCTGGATCGCTGCCTGGAATCTGCAGGGGTCACTGCAGAACAAGTAGACTTAGTGTGTCTCACTGGCGGAACAGCCAAAGTGCCTTTTATTCAAGGTGAGCTGGAAAAGCGCTTTGGCAAAAACAAGCTTCAGACCCAGTCCCACTTCCACTCCGTGCTTTCGGGCCTGGTAGAATCGGCTAGCTTCTGGGCAAACGGTCAAAAGGTCACTTAA
- a CDS encoding PilZ domain-containing protein has protein sequence MMKAHVYINGIHALPPQLKKDKSLKSEIVDNPYELRDKMKDETIAEKIIVAFLPFLEIRHYELYMHLQKTTPNLKIFFIVSELSSNMRIRLRADNNFVVMWKTEETNLVKNIHKYLDGKSVESRQDRREHATSKGLLSPSKLPLGHQNKGFQPILGGSFENLSPHGTCMKIQAPFYEHKDFVNLTYQNKEGEFVSLEGQVRWSKWNTDTKTQELGVQFLSSVIV, from the coding sequence ATGATGAAAGCACATGTTTATATCAACGGTATCCACGCACTGCCACCACAACTTAAAAAAGACAAATCACTGAAATCAGAAATTGTCGATAATCCGTATGAATTGCGCGATAAAATGAAAGACGAAACGATTGCGGAAAAAATCATCGTCGCTTTTCTGCCCTTTTTGGAAATCCGCCACTATGAACTGTACATGCACCTACAAAAAACTACTCCGAACCTTAAGATCTTTTTTATCGTGAGTGAACTTTCCAGCAATATGCGCATTCGCCTGCGTGCCGACAATAACTTTGTGGTGATGTGGAAAACGGAAGAAACTAATCTGGTCAAAAATATTCACAAATATCTGGATGGCAAATCTGTGGAGTCACGTCAGGATCGCAGAGAGCATGCAACCTCCAAGGGTCTTTTAAGTCCTTCGAAGTTGCCACTGGGGCATCAAAACAAAGGTTTTCAACCGATTCTGGGCGGAAGTTTCGAAAATCTCTCGCCCCATGGAACCTGCATGAAGATTCAAGCTCCATTTTACGAGCACAAAGACTTCGTGAACCTGACTTATCAAAATAAAGAGGGCGAGTTTGTTTCGCTAGAAGGCCAAGTGCGTTGGTCCAAGTGGAATACAGACACGAAAACGCAAGAACTGGGAGTGCAATTTCTCTCTTCCGTCATAGTTTAA
- a CDS encoding AI-2E family transporter produces the protein MIEALKEKSELITWALLITLSALFLYINLPFLVPLILAGIFAMGLINFVNRMAAKTRAPRWLSVLGIVLVGLALIWIPISLALYRIGVHLSAPQEFQSSPIMTQLKGLQESGLNLLKQATEWTGYDLVKPAQGMMTNVFGKVGNWALAYSSDVVAQLPGILFNFFIFVLFLYFLLLKAAQIKEFVIRYSIVDDNLTESLIKLAKDSCSVTLFSTFVIGLIQAFFIGIGGLIFGEGDFWLVVTVTFVVSFIPIIGAAPVGYLLSALAFIGGRTGSGIGMAVIATIAGTIDNVLKPFFVGNLGDQKISPLVGFTCVIGAIVMFGISGLLLGPVIMNLAYGAIPLLLKHLKHNGSTFFTHDT, from the coding sequence ATGATTGAAGCATTAAAAGAAAAATCTGAATTAATCACTTGGGCCCTTCTGATCACCCTGTCGGCACTTTTCCTTTACATCAATTTACCATTCTTGGTGCCTCTGATTTTGGCGGGCATCTTTGCGATGGGATTAATTAACTTCGTCAACCGCATGGCTGCAAAAACTCGCGCACCACGATGGTTGTCAGTTCTGGGAATTGTATTAGTCGGTTTAGCTTTGATTTGGATTCCTATTTCTTTGGCACTGTATCGTATCGGTGTTCACTTAAGTGCTCCACAGGAATTTCAGTCTTCACCAATCATGACTCAGCTTAAAGGTCTGCAGGAATCAGGTCTTAATCTTTTGAAACAAGCGACGGAGTGGACTGGATATGACCTGGTGAAACCAGCTCAAGGCATGATGACGAATGTCTTTGGCAAAGTTGGAAATTGGGCCTTGGCTTATTCTTCAGACGTCGTGGCACAACTGCCGGGTATTTTATTTAATTTCTTTATCTTTGTTTTGTTTTTGTACTTCCTGCTTTTAAAAGCGGCGCAAATCAAAGAATTCGTCATTCGCTATAGCATCGTTGACGACAACTTGACCGAATCTCTGATCAAGCTTGCTAAGGACTCTTGTTCGGTGACTTTGTTTTCGACCTTTGTAATCGGCTTGATTCAAGCCTTCTTCATCGGCATCGGCGGATTGATTTTCGGCGAGGGAGATTTCTGGTTAGTCGTGACCGTGACGTTCGTAGTTTCCTTTATCCCGATCATTGGAGCCGCCCCAGTAGGTTACTTGCTTTCAGCACTTGCCTTTATTGGTGGTCGCACAGGATCTGGTATCGGTATGGCCGTGATCGCAACGATCGCGGGAACCATCGACAACGTCTTAAAACCATTTTTTGTGGGGAACTTGGGCGATCAAAAAATCTCCCCCCTGGTGGGCTTTACGTGTGTTATTGGTGCCATTGTGATGTTTGGTATTTCCGGCTTGCTTCTTGGCCCAGTGATCATGAATCTCGCTTACGGCGCGATCCCGTTGCTATTAAAACACTTAAAGCACAACGGTTCGACATTCTTTACTCACGACACCTAA
- a CDS encoding fumarate hydratase, producing MSFKYFPLYEKQKDTTQYRKISSDHVSVQKLGEREVLVVAPEALELIAQEALSDVSHLLRSAHLQKLEHILQDPEASANDRFVAVDLLKNAIIAAQMEFPSCQDTGTAIVVGKKGESVFTGFDDKEYLSKGVFNTYQKRNLRFSQMAPVTFFDEKNTGTNLPAQIDIYSEKGDEYHFLFLAKGGGSANKSYLHQKTKAVLNPEGFEKFVKEVLVSLGTAACPPYHLAFCVGGTSAEETLKIVKYASAGYLDGLPTSGSEGGRAFRDLEMEKNVEKWARESGIGAQFGGKYFVHDVRVIRLPRHGASCPIGVGVSCSADRNIRGKITREGIFLEQLELHPEQYLPNHLQDTAAEAISIDLNQPIDETLKILSSLKVATRVMLNGPMIVARDIAHSKLKEKVDRGEGVPDYFKQYAVYYAGPAKTPKGYASGSFGPTTSERMDPYVDTFQGLRGSMIMLGKGNRSQQVTDACKKHGGFYLGSIGGPAARLGKECITKVEVLDFPELGMESVWKIEVKDFPAFIIVDDKGNDFFKSFLKKV from the coding sequence ATGTCATTTAAGTATTTTCCTCTCTATGAAAAGCAAAAAGATACAACCCAATATCGCAAGATTTCCTCAGATCACGTGAGTGTGCAAAAGCTGGGCGAGCGCGAAGTTTTAGTCGTCGCACCCGAAGCATTGGAACTAATTGCGCAAGAAGCTTTAAGTGATGTTTCACATTTGCTTCGTTCTGCGCACTTGCAAAAGCTTGAACACATTCTTCAGGATCCTGAGGCTTCTGCGAATGATCGTTTCGTTGCTGTGGATCTATTGAAAAATGCGATCATCGCGGCGCAAATGGAGTTTCCTTCGTGTCAGGATACGGGAACGGCAATCGTGGTGGGTAAAAAAGGTGAAAGCGTTTTCACGGGCTTTGATGACAAAGAGTATTTGTCTAAGGGTGTTTTTAACACTTACCAAAAACGCAACCTGCGCTTTTCGCAAATGGCTCCGGTGACTTTCTTTGACGAGAAAAATACCGGGACGAATTTGCCAGCACAAATTGATATCTATTCTGAAAAGGGTGACGAGTATCACTTCTTGTTTCTGGCTAAGGGTGGCGGTTCTGCCAATAAGTCATATTTGCATCAAAAAACCAAAGCGGTTTTGAATCCGGAAGGATTTGAGAAATTCGTAAAAGAAGTTTTGGTTTCTTTGGGGACTGCGGCCTGTCCTCCGTATCACTTGGCGTTCTGTGTGGGTGGAACTTCCGCCGAGGAAACTTTGAAAATCGTAAAATATGCTTCTGCGGGTTATCTCGATGGACTTCCCACTTCAGGATCTGAGGGGGGCCGTGCGTTCCGTGACCTTGAGATGGAAAAAAATGTCGAGAAGTGGGCGCGCGAAAGCGGTATCGGGGCGCAATTTGGTGGTAAATACTTCGTACATGATGTGCGCGTGATTCGTCTGCCTCGTCACGGTGCCAGCTGTCCCATTGGTGTGGGCGTGAGTTGTTCTGCGGATCGTAATATCCGTGGCAAAATCACTCGCGAAGGTATCTTCCTTGAGCAATTGGAGCTTCACCCAGAGCAGTACTTGCCAAATCACTTGCAAGACACAGCAGCTGAAGCGATCAGCATTGATTTGAATCAACCGATTGATGAAACTCTGAAAATCCTTTCATCGCTGAAGGTCGCTACTCGTGTGATGCTAAACGGTCCGATGATCGTGGCGCGCGATATTGCGCACTCTAAGCTTAAGGAAAAAGTCGATCGCGGCGAAGGCGTCCCTGATTACTTTAAGCAGTACGCCGTTTACTATGCGGGACCTGCGAAAACTCCTAAAGGCTATGCATCAGGATCCTTCGGTCCAACGACGTCAGAGCGTATGGATCCTTACGTGGATACGTTCCAAGGTCTGCGTGGTTCGATGATCATGCTAGGCAAGGGCAATCGCTCCCAACAGGTCACAGACGCTTGTAAAAAGCACGGTGGCTTCTATCTAGGCTCCATCGGTGGTCCAGCTGCGCGTTTGGGCAAAGAATGCATCACGAAAGTGGAAGTTCTGGATTTCCCAGAGCTAGGCATGGAATCCGTGTGGAAGATCGAAGTGAAAGACTTCCCAGCGTTTATTATCGTCGACGACAAAGGAAACGACTTCTTCAAATCCTTCCTAAAGAAAGTCTAA
- a CDS encoding MFS transporter produces the protein MALALVGLCLAAVIFLYFSNNPLNHSRKFMIRRFVNWFPLGMSYAFLYMGRYNLNVSKNALGDMMTKEQFGIIFAAGTITYGLSFLINGPIVDKIGGKKGIIIATLGSSIMNLLMGGATYLYLMGRLKTNMVVAFSILFAMNMFFQSYGAVSIIKVKAYWFHVRERGVFGAIFGTLISFGVYFAFDWGQAIVEASKLHIEGQMTAFQSFIQHIFAIDTGTTNATWLVFTIPAFILICWALIDMVLLKDSPQEANFGEFDTADASSDDDENVKITMGLVLKKVFSNPIMYTIALVDFTSGVLRNGIMQWYLVFAHEMKATDEAFYNASEFFVKNWGLLLCLTGIIGGFMAGMMSDRFFQSRRGPPAAINNVIMIFLLILMSIFLTKEPNIVGGCAILMTLAVIGVHSLMSGTAAADFGGKKMTATASGIVDGCVYLGSGIQSLAIGYLSAKSWHYWPLFLLPFSFLGLYLSLRMWNELPEATKKYILKQEQEAAKEQGKTLGSESPATN, from the coding sequence ATGGCTTTAGCTCTCGTGGGACTGTGTCTTGCTGCGGTAATTTTTTTATACTTCAGCAACAATCCGTTGAATCATTCACGCAAGTTTATGATTCGTCGCTTCGTTAACTGGTTCCCGTTGGGCATGTCCTATGCCTTCTTGTACATGGGCCGTTACAACCTGAACGTTTCCAAGAACGCCTTGGGCGATATGATGACGAAAGAACAATTCGGTATCATTTTCGCCGCCGGGACCATCACTTACGGTCTTTCTTTCCTGATCAACGGTCCCATCGTCGATAAAATCGGTGGTAAAAAAGGGATCATCATCGCAACCCTGGGTTCATCGATCATGAACTTACTGATGGGTGGAGCGACTTACCTTTATCTAATGGGTCGTTTGAAAACAAACATGGTTGTGGCTTTCTCCATCCTGTTTGCGATGAACATGTTCTTCCAATCTTACGGCGCCGTTTCCATTATTAAAGTAAAAGCTTATTGGTTCCACGTTCGTGAGCGCGGGGTCTTCGGAGCGATCTTTGGTACTTTGATTTCTTTCGGTGTGTACTTTGCATTCGACTGGGGTCAAGCGATCGTCGAAGCTTCCAAGCTTCACATCGAAGGTCAAATGACAGCCTTCCAATCCTTTATCCAACACATCTTTGCGATCGACACAGGAACTACGAATGCCACTTGGTTGGTATTCACGATCCCAGCTTTCATTTTGATCTGCTGGGCCCTGATCGACATGGTTCTTTTGAAGGACTCCCCTCAAGAAGCTAACTTCGGCGAATTCGATACAGCCGATGCTTCTTCGGATGACGACGAAAACGTTAAAATCACAATGGGCTTGGTACTTAAAAAAGTTTTCTCTAATCCCATCATGTACACGATTGCCTTGGTAGATTTCACTTCCGGTGTTCTTCGTAACGGTATCATGCAGTGGTATCTGGTTTTCGCGCACGAGATGAAAGCGACAGACGAAGCCTTCTATAATGCTTCCGAGTTCTTCGTTAAGAACTGGGGCTTGCTACTATGCTTAACCGGTATCATTGGTGGCTTCATGGCCGGCATGATGTCTGACCGCTTCTTCCAATCCCGCCGTGGGCCGCCAGCGGCGATCAACAACGTGATTATGATCTTCCTTTTGATCTTGATGTCGATTTTCCTGACGAAAGAACCCAACATCGTGGGTGGCTGTGCGATCTTGATGACTCTGGCAGTTATCGGCGTTCACTCTTTGATGTCTGGTACAGCTGCTGCTGACTTTGGTGGTAAAAAAATGACGGCGACTGCTTCTGGTATCGTGGATGGTTGCGTGTACTTGGGTTCAGGTATCCAATCATTGGCGATTGGTTACTTGTCTGCGAAAAGCTGGCATTATTGGCCATTGTTCCTTCTGCCGTTCTCTTTCTTGGGCTTGTACCTTTCTCTTCGCATGTGGAATGAACTTCCTGAAGCGACGAAGAAGTACATCCTGAAACAAGAGCAGGAAGCTGCTAAAGAACAGGGAAAGACTTTAGGTAGCGAATCCCCAGCTACCAACTAA